In a single window of the Drosophila subpulchrella strain 33 F10 #4 breed RU33 chromosome X, RU_Dsub_v1.1 Primary Assembly, whole genome shotgun sequence genome:
- the LOC119557720 gene encoding uncharacterized protein LOC119557720 produces MSGTQDYDRKYLLSMPGLCKLACLLCSFVGILCIICGPVRVSNFRGSFYLAVVSIGFVATLALLLARYLRVWQRQFCRCDPTLWSLAVHSSLALAYFAASGLVLSLDIGAYTAAAFFGLTAFCINGLEAYGNYRRSRQREVATQTV; encoded by the exons ATGTCGGGCACCCAGGACTACGATCGCAAGTACCTGCTCAGCATGCCGGGCCTCTGCAAGCTGGCCTGCTTG CTGTGCAGCTTCGTTGGAATTCTTTGTATCATCTGCGGACCGGTGCGCGTGAGCAATTTCCGGGGCAGCTTCTACCTGgcggtggtgtccattggcttCGTGGCCACCCTGGCCCTGCTCCTGGCCAGGTACTTGCGCGTGTggcagcgccagttctgccgGTGCGATCCCACGCTCTGGTCCCTGGCGGTGCACTCCTCCCTGGCCCTGGCCTACTTCGCGGCCTCCGGCCTCGTGCTGTCCCTCGACATCGGGGCCTACACGGCGGCAGCG TTCTTCGGGCTGACCGCATTTTGCATCAACGGACTGGAGGCCTACGGGAACTACAGGCGCAGTCGCCAGAGGGAGGTGGCCACCCAAACCGTATAG